A stretch of the Ascaphus truei isolate aAscTru1 chromosome 4, aAscTru1.hap1, whole genome shotgun sequence genome encodes the following:
- the ZNF395 gene encoding zinc finger protein 395, giving the protein MASMLSKRLGKRSLLGARVCTPSLSADGMLVEGQMSMQAELTGATHLGPYENACYKEYAEESSCASGTVSISRFKLYPGQKVYITHNGKECVGLVEQHNHVDDEVKVFVLELGLHLCRKMEDVRLAEAQKSVAFSVEQALPTSPSAASGTGPRSVSLNIDVPKRRSDAVEMDEMMAAMVLTSLSCSPIIQSPPSSDSIQAPQVTCDLWKESGDVSDSGSSTTSGHWSAGSCVSTPSPPHTETSPKYTSEVYSASHVDEGFETDPDPFLLDEPAPRKRKNSVKVMYKCLWPNCGKLLRSIVGIKRHVKTQHLGDGADSEQRKREEDFYYTEVQMKEEAEAETTPRSPSTATAPLLIQQVPPKPEAHVLEVPSIESPLPGALSQSAPGSFWHIQADHAYQALPSIQIPVSPHIFTSISWAAPSSIPTLSPIRSRSLSFSEQHQQTPSVKSHLIVASPPRANNSNRKVRGEAKKCRKVYGIEHRDQWCTACRWKKACQRFLD; this is encoded by the exons ATGGCCAGCATGTTGTCTAAACGTCTTGGGAAGAGGTCCCTTCTTGGGGCCAGGGTCTGCACCCCGAGCTTGTCTGCGGATGGGATGCTGGTGGAAGGGCAGATGTCCATGCAAGCCGAGCTCACTGGCGCGACACATCTTGGTCCTTACGAGAACGCATGCTACAAGGAGTATGCAGAGGAAAGTAGCTGTGCCTCGGGGACCGTGTCGATAAGTCGCTTCAAGCTTTATCCAGGCCAGAAG GTGTATATCACCCATAATGGCAAGGAGTGTGTTGGCTTGGTGGAGCAGCACAACCACGTGGACGACGAGGTGAAGGTGTTCGTCTTGGAGCTGGGGCTCCACTTGTGTAGAAAGATGGAAGACGTGCGTCTTGCTGAGGCCCAGAAATCCGTGGCCTTTTCGGTGGAACAAGCACTTCCCACAAGCCCTTCGGCAGCTTCCGGCACAGGACCGAGATCGGTCTCCCTCAACATTGATGTCCCTAAAAG GAGATCAGATGCAGTGGAGATGGATGAGATGATGGCGGCGATGGTACTGACCAGCTTGTCCTGCAGCCCCATTATACAGAGCCCACCGTCCAGTGACAGCATCCAAG CTCCCCAAGTGACTTGTGACTTGTGGAAGGAAAGTGGCGACGTGTCCGATAGTGGCAGCAGCACGACCAGCGGGCACTGGAGCGCGGGCAGCTGCgtctccactccctcccctccccacaccgaaACCAGCCCCAAGTATACGAGTGAGGTCTACAGCGCTTCCCATGTCGACGAGGGGTTCGAGACCGACCCTGATCCCTTCCTGCTGGACGAACCCGCACCACGGAAGAGAAAG AACTCTGTGAAAGTCATGTACAAGTGTCTGTGGCCCAATTGTGGGAAACTCCTGCGCTCCATTGTTGGGATTAAACGTCACGTGAAGACACAGCACCTTGG GGACGGTGCGGATTCCGAGCAGCGTAAGAGAGAGGAGGACTTCTACTACACCGAGGTCCAAATGAAGGAGGAGGCTGAAGCAGAGACCACACCGAGAAGCCCAAGCACGGCCACTGCTCCGCTGCTCATTCAGCAGGTGCCGCCCAAGCCCGAGGCTCACGTTCTGGAGGTGCCATCCATAGAGTCCCCATTGCCCGGTGCTCTCAGCCAGTCCGCTCCAGGCTCCTTCTGGCATATCCAAGCTGATCATGCTTACCAG GCCCTGCCTTCCATCCAGATTCCAGTCTCCCCTCATATTTTCACCAGTATAAGCTGGGCTGCTCCATCCAGCATCCCGACACTCTCTCCG atccGAAGCCGGTCACTTAGCTTCAGTGAACAGCACCAGCAAACACCATCGGTAAAGTCCCATCTGATTGTGGCTTCCCCTCCCAGGGCAAACAACAGCAACAG GAAAGTCCGCGGGGAAGCCAAAAAGTGCCGCAAGGTTTATGGCATCGAGCATCGGGACCAGTGGTGCACCGCCTGCCGGTGGAAAAAGGCTTGCCAGCGATTCCTTGACTGA